A stretch of Oncorhynchus mykiss isolate Arlee chromosome 12, USDA_OmykA_1.1, whole genome shotgun sequence DNA encodes these proteins:
- the LOC110538335 gene encoding heme-binding protein 1 encodes MFGMIKNTIFGNTEETDYKLLSSEIKEGVSYEVRRYDGAKYASVSSEGRTFDQVTGELVRKLLMYIGGSNDQGEAMGMTAPVIITVYPRDDGVMSRRLVVSLRIPTNYQVSPPVPIDSAIRIEDRPGMTVYSLQFGGFAGETEYRAEASRLTKTLGETAPFQRKQYFCCTYDPPMKPYGRRNEVWFLQEEP; translated from the exons ATGTTTGGAATGATAAAGAATACAATTTTCGGGAACACCGAAGAAACGGACTACAAATTGCTCAGCAGCGAGATCAAG GAGGGGGTCAGCTATGAGGTGCGGCGGTACGATGGTGCAAAGTATGCCTCAGTGAGCTCAGAGGGGCGGACCTTTGACCAGGTGACTGGGGAGCTAGTGAGGAAGCTGCTCATGTACATTGGGGGAAGCAACGACCAAG GGGAGGCAATGGGGATGACAGCACCGGTTATCATCACAGTATATCCCAGGGACGACGGTGTGATGTCACGCCGTCTGGTGGTTAGCCTCAGGATTCCCACCAACTACCAAGTCAGTCCCCCTGTACCCATCGACAGTGCCATCAGAATCGAGGATCGACCCGGCATGACTGTCTACTCACT GCAGTTTGGAGGCTTCGCAGGGGAGACTGAGTACCGTGCAGAGGCCTCTCGCCTAACCAAAACTCTTGGTGAGACTGCCCCATTTCAGCGGAAACAGTACTTCTGCTGCACCTACGACCCGCCAATGAAACCCTACGGCCGACGCAACGAGGTGTGGTTCCTACAGGAGGAGCCATAA
- the LOC110538334 gene encoding WW domain-binding protein 2, with the protein MALNRNHSQNGGVLINNGESVLRECKNVELSFSDVTSKTDLLRGTKKGTVYLTPYRLVFVSSNAKDSLGSVMFPYYLMKGCSIEQPVFAANYIRGTVSAEAGGGWEGQASFKMSFSSGGAIELGQHLFKLATNASRAPPAQNGGASFGYPSPGVMNGYGPPPVPQNYPYESPPQQNGFYQPPPGNMGYPYPMAAAGMYPSAPAYMAPPPPYPGPPQNWAAPPAGNAKAAEAAGSAYFNPNNPHNVYMPMEQPPPYAPSAPPAPYPGYPEKKNN; encoded by the exons ATGGCTTTAAATCGAAATCATTCTCAAAACGGAGGAGTTTTGATAAACAACGGCGAGAG TGTGTTGAGGGAATGCAAGAATGTGGAGCTGTCCTTCAGTGATGTCACCAGCAAGACAGACCTGCTGAGGGGGACCAAGAAAGGGACTGTTTACCTCACTCCATACAGG TTGGTGTTTGTGTCCAGTAATGCCAAGGACAGCCTGGGGTCTGTGATGTTCCCGTACTACCTGATGAAGGGCTGCAGCATTGAGCAGCCAGTCTTCGCCGCCAATTACATCAGGGGCACAGTGTCTGCTGAAGCTGGGG GAGGCTGGGAAGGCCAGGCTAGCTTCAAGATGTCTTTTTCCAGTGGGGGAGCCATCGAGTTAGGTCAGCACCTCTTCAAACTGGCAACAAATG CATCTCGTGCCCCTCCTGCTCAAAACGGAGGTGCCTCCTTTGGCTATCCCTCTCCTGGAGTGATGAATGGCTACGGCCCACCACCTGTTCCTCAGAACTACCCGTATGAATCCCCACCCCAGCAGAATGGTTTCTACCAGCCTCCCCCAGGCAACATGGGCTATCCCTACCCTATGGCAGCCGCAG GAATGTACCCATCTGCCCCTGCCTACATGGCCCCACCTCCCCCCTATCCTGGGCCCCCTCAAAACTGGGCTGCTCCCCCTGCAG GTAATGCCAAGGCAGCAGAGGCAGCAGGCAGCGCCTATTTCAACCCCAACAACCCCCACAATGTCTACATGCCCATG GAACAGCCTCCTCCCTATGCACCTTCTGCCCCTCCTGCTCCTTACCCAGGCTATCCAGAGAAGAAGAACAACTAA